One window from the genome of Desulfobulbaceae bacterium DB1 encodes:
- a CDS encoding AsnC family transcriptional regulator: MVTSIILIKAERTKINEVAEKLAEIDGISEAYSVSGKYDIIAIARVPSNEDLAHLVTNKLLGISFILKTETLLAFKAYSRHDLEAMFTVGM, from the coding sequence ATGGTAACTTCCATTATTCTCATAAAGGCGGAAAGAACAAAAATCAACGAAGTCGCGGAAAAATTGGCGGAAATCGACGGAATTTCAGAGGCGTATTCCGTCAGCGGCAAATATGACATTATCGCCATCGCCAGGGTCCCATCCAATGAAGACCTGGCGCATCTTGTTACCAACAAATTGCTGGGTATCAGTTTCATTTTGAAAACAGAAACATTGCTCGCCTTTAAAGCCTATTCTCGCCATGACCTGGAGGCAATGTTCACTGTTGGAATGTAA
- a CDS encoding ABC transporter yields MSESRSFFVEFLRLTKQFWCSKQKLKVRVTVFLLALLTLMQNAMAVLLTQWSADLFDALEQHSMRDLMIQIGMLAILFVAGMAVTGSHLVIKRNLQISWRDWLTEYVCSRWMKDGRHYLISHMPGEHDNPDGRIAEDCRVACESAVVLCHSLFYSILLLISFTEVLWSHSGVVTLDLGFARIPIYGHLVWIAIIYSALASWLGWRVSRPLTGATNARQSAEADFRASLLEARENSQAIALIHANAYERQQFRELFNKIRVVWDAQSAAWRNILMFGSGYGKLNMAFPILISAPRYILGKISLGALMQSAQAFQHMVSSLSWPVNNAGEIAEWRASVERILSLLKAMDDVDAELAKPDHWIQVKCVDRPILAFRNLRIAKYDGPVLTKEINMEIGKGEHVLITGNAYTGAKLFRAIARIRPWGSGVIELPSQGRLFFMPPRPHLPTGTLRNAICYPSSRRVFSQEQIEEALRLAGLENLIDQLDQKENWVHTLARGEQQRLGMVRLLLNRPQWIFLQEAFDSLDPMDEERMLRLICEQLPDATLLAITHMPNGAAFFSRRLEL; encoded by the coding sequence ATGTCTGAATCCCGCTCTTTTTTTGTCGAATTTCTTCGGTTGACCAAGCAGTTCTGGTGCTCGAAGCAAAAGCTGAAGGTGCGGGTCACCGTTTTCCTGCTGGCGCTTCTCACCCTCATGCAAAACGCCATGGCGGTGCTGCTGACGCAGTGGAGCGCGGATTTGTTTGACGCCCTGGAGCAGCACTCGATGCGCGATCTCATGATCCAGATCGGCATGCTGGCGATCCTTTTTGTCGCCGGCATGGCGGTGACCGGATCGCACCTGGTTATCAAGCGAAATCTGCAGATCTCCTGGCGCGACTGGCTCACCGAGTATGTCTGCTCCCGCTGGATGAAGGACGGCCGCCACTACCTGATCTCCCATATGCCGGGCGAACACGACAACCCGGATGGCCGCATCGCCGAGGATTGCCGGGTGGCCTGTGAATCGGCGGTCGTTTTGTGTCATTCGCTGTTTTACAGCATTCTGCTGCTGATCAGCTTTACCGAGGTGCTATGGTCCCACTCCGGGGTGGTGACCCTCGACCTGGGATTTGCCCGGATTCCCATCTACGGCCATCTGGTCTGGATCGCCATCATTTACTCGGCGCTTGCCTCCTGGCTGGGCTGGCGGGTGAGTCGGCCCCTGACCGGCGCCACCAATGCAAGGCAGTCGGCGGAGGCGGACTTCCGCGCCAGTTTGCTGGAGGCGCGGGAAAACAGCCAGGCCATCGCCCTGATCCATGCCAATGCCTATGAGCGGCAGCAATTTCGTGAGCTGTTTAACAAAATTCGGGTGGTATGGGACGCGCAAAGCGCGGCATGGCGAAACATCCTGATGTTCGGCAGTGGTTACGGCAAGCTGAACATGGCCTTTCCGATCCTGATTTCCGCTCCCCGCTATATCCTGGGGAAAATCTCCCTGGGCGCACTGATGCAGTCGGCCCAGGCCTTCCAGCATATGGTCTCCTCCCTTTCCTGGCCGGTCAACAACGCGGGCGAGATCGCCGAATGGCGTGCCTCGGTGGAACGTATTTTAAGTTTGTTGAAGGCGATGGATGATGTGGACGCGGAACTTGCCAAACCGGACCACTGGATCCAGGTGAAATGCGTTGATCGGCCGATCCTGGCCTTCCGCAATCTCCGTATCGCCAAATACGACGGGCCGGTATTGACCAAGGAAATCAACATGGAGATCGGCAAGGGCGAACATGTCCTGATCACCGGCAATGCCTACACCGGGGCAAAGCTGTTCCGCGCCATTGCCAGGATACGGCCCTGGGGCAGCGGGGTCATCGAACTCCCCAGCCAGGGCCGCCTCTTTTTCATGCCGCCCCGGCCGCATCTGCCCACCGGCACCCTGCGCAACGCCATCTGCTACCCATCCTCCCGCCGGGTCTTTTCCCAGGAACAAATTGAGGAGGCGCTGCGTTTGGCGGGCCTTGAAAACCTCATCGATCAGCTCGATCAAAAAGAAAACTGGGTTCATACCCTGGCCCGGGGGGAGCAGCAACGATTGGGCATGGTGCGTCTGCTGCTCAACCGTCCCCAGTGGATATTCCTGCAGGAGGCCTTCGACTCCCTGGATCCCATGGACGAGGAACGGATGCTGCGCCTGATCTGTGAACAGCTCCCCGATGCCACCCTGCTCGCCATTACCCACATGCCCAACGGCGCCGCGTTCTTTTCGCGCCGTTTGGAACTGTAA
- a CDS encoding glycogen debranching enzyme GlgX: MKTYPLKRGRRYPPGASYDGKGTNFCLFSRYAEAMELLLYADPFSTKPFQVVSLDRQNNQTFFFWHVYVEDLPPGTWYTWRADGLRDTAVSGNCFNPEKELIDPWARVVTDNLWKRSKACQPGPSNGRSMRAMVLDRREYDWEGDRPLRHRPEDTILYELHVGGFTKHHSAGVAHPGTYAGLIEKIPYLKELGITAVELLPVMAFDEQDIPEGARRLGLKNYWGYSTHSFFSPHPHFCVNPYSGGHIEEFKDMVKALHKADIAVVLDVVFNHTAEGGTNGPLINFKGLANNAFYHLEPHDRSIYRDYSGCGNTVNCNHPLVSRFIVECLEYWVREMHIDGFRFDLASILGRGMDGQPDQFAPVIWSIELSGVLAGTGLIAEAWDAGGLYQVGGFPGFRWAEWNGRYRDVTRQFVRGDQGLTGEMATRFCGSSDLYEPSGRLPINSINFVTCHDGFTLWDLVSYNKKHNEANGEKNRDGCNNSLSWNCGHEGETKDEAILALRRQQAKNFMAILLLSHGLPMLLAGDEVLRSQQGNNNCYCQDNELGWFDWTLTKKNEDMLRFVREMIAFRKRHRSLMRRRFVTGLKNPDDRVPDIIWHGRKVNEPPWHDPEATLLALTLAGSDDQEEDLHIIFNMGGKAVKVELPEIEARTWYRAIDTAAPSPDDIRQAPAQKAVGQQVCTVQARSVVVLEGRG, from the coding sequence ATGAAAACATATCCGCTCAAACGGGGACGTCGTTATCCTCCCGGCGCGTCATACGACGGCAAAGGAACCAATTTCTGCCTCTTTTCCCGCTATGCCGAGGCAATGGAGCTGCTTCTTTACGCTGATCCATTCAGCACCAAGCCCTTTCAGGTGGTGTCCCTTGACCGCCAGAACAACCAGACATTTTTTTTCTGGCATGTCTATGTTGAGGATCTTCCTCCCGGCACCTGGTATACCTGGAGGGCCGACGGGCTGCGGGACACCGCTGTTTCCGGCAACTGTTTCAATCCGGAGAAAGAGCTGATCGATCCTTGGGCCCGGGTGGTGACGGATAATCTGTGGAAACGGAGCAAGGCGTGCCAGCCGGGGCCAAGCAACGGCCGCAGCATGAGGGCCATGGTTCTTGACCGGCGGGAGTATGACTGGGAAGGCGACAGGCCGCTGCGGCATCGGCCGGAAGACACCATTCTCTACGAACTGCATGTGGGCGGTTTCACAAAGCACCATTCCGCGGGTGTCGCGCATCCCGGCACTTACGCCGGTCTCATCGAAAAAATACCGTATCTCAAAGAGTTGGGAATCACCGCGGTTGAGCTGCTGCCGGTGATGGCCTTTGACGAACAGGATATACCGGAAGGCGCGCGAAGGCTCGGACTCAAGAATTACTGGGGCTACAGCACCCACAGCTTTTTCAGCCCCCATCCCCATTTTTGCGTGAATCCTTATTCCGGGGGACACATCGAAGAATTCAAGGACATGGTCAAGGCGCTGCACAAGGCGGATATCGCCGTGGTTCTCGATGTGGTGTTCAATCACACCGCCGAGGGCGGGACAAACGGCCCCCTGATCAACTTCAAGGGCCTGGCCAATAACGCCTTTTACCATCTTGAACCCCATGACCGCAGCATCTATCGCGATTATTCCGGCTGCGGCAATACGGTGAACTGCAACCACCCCCTGGTTTCGCGATTTATTGTCGAATGTCTCGAATACTGGGTGCGGGAAATGCACATCGACGGCTTCCGTTTTGATCTGGCAAGCATTCTGGGCCGGGGCATGGATGGGCAACCCGACCAATTCGCCCCGGTGATCTGGAGCATCGAGCTTTCCGGTGTGCTGGCCGGCACCGGACTGATCGCCGAGGCATGGGACGCGGGCGGACTTTACCAGGTCGGCGGTTTTCCCGGGTTCCGCTGGGCGGAATGGAACGGCAGGTATCGTGACGTCACCCGTCAATTCGTCAGAGGAGACCAGGGGCTGACCGGCGAAATGGCCACCCGCTTCTGCGGCAGCAGCGACCTGTATGAACCCTCGGGCCGGCTGCCCATCAACAGCATCAACTTCGTCACCTGTCATGACGGGTTTACCCTGTGGGATCTGGTCAGCTATAACAAAAAGCACAACGAAGCCAACGGCGAAAAAAACCGCGACGGCTGCAACAACAGCCTGAGCTGGAACTGCGGCCATGAAGGAGAAACAAAAGACGAGGCCATCCTCGCCCTGCGCCGGCAGCAGGCCAAAAACTTCATGGCGATTCTGCTGCTCAGCCATGGATTGCCGATGCTGCTTGCCGGAGACGAGGTGCTGCGCAGTCAACAGGGCAACAACAACTGCTATTGCCAGGACAACGAACTTGGCTGGTTTGACTGGACCCTGACAAAAAAGAATGAGGACATGCTGCGCTTTGTCCGGGAAATGATCGCCTTTCGCAAACGACACCGCTCTCTCATGCGCCGCCGCTTTGTCACGGGATTGAAAAACCCGGATGACCGCGTGCCGGATATTATTTGGCACGGCAGAAAGGTCAATGAACCGCCCTGGCATGATCCGGAGGCCACCCTGCTGGCCCTGACCCTGGCCGGTTCGGACGACCAGGAAGAAGACCTGCACATCATCTTCAACATGGGAGGGAAAGCGGTGAAGGTGGAGCTGCCGGAAATCGAAGCGCGCACGTGGTACAGGGCAATTGACACGGCGGCGCCGAGCCCCGATGATATCAGGCAAGCCCCGGCGCAGAAAGCGGTCGGGCAACAAGTCTGCACGGTGCAGGCGCGCAGCGTGGTGGTGCTGGAAGGCCGGGGGTAG
- a CDS encoding ATP-binding protein, with protein MNQILIGKGEQPVHLLAGYGNRHGLIAGATGTGKTISLQVLAEGFSRLGVPVFMADVKGDVSGLALAGVTNERIRQRVAQIGIEGYVNEANPVISWDVFGKAGHPVRTTISEIGPSLLGRILEVNETQAGMLEIAFKLADDQGLLLLDLDDLRALLAFIADNRQEVSTQYGLVSTQSVSAVQRALLSLEREGGKDFFGEPALDINDLLRTDLSGRGIINILAADQLILKPRLYASFLLWLLSELFENLPEVGDLDKPRLVFFFDEAHLLFDDAPPMLRRRVEQVVRLIRSKGVGVYFCSQFPDDVPNEILGQLGNRIQHALRAYTPRDQKAVKTAAETFVANPKLKVSEVISQLGVGEALVSTLQAKGVPMPVEQTLICPPRSRIGAITPEERMAVRARSPLGGKYDAPVNRESAYEILNRRAMEKETAEAGAKQAEAEKSSGGRGMIGDLLWGTSRRQGMVETLAKQTVRTIGSQIGRQILRGVLGGILGGSRRR; from the coding sequence ATGAACCAGATACTTATCGGCAAGGGCGAGCAGCCCGTTCATTTGCTTGCCGGATACGGCAACCGCCATGGGCTGATCGCCGGAGCCACCGGCACCGGCAAGACTATTTCTTTGCAGGTCTTGGCTGAGGGCTTTTCGCGTTTGGGTGTGCCGGTGTTCATGGCTGACGTCAAAGGTGATGTCTCCGGCTTGGCGCTGGCCGGTGTCACCAATGAGAGGATCCGGCAGCGTGTTGCCCAAATCGGTATTGAAGGGTACGTCAATGAGGCGAACCCTGTGATATCCTGGGACGTGTTCGGCAAGGCCGGCCATCCCGTCCGCACCACGATCAGCGAAATCGGCCCGAGCCTGCTCGGCCGGATCCTTGAGGTCAATGAGACCCAGGCCGGGATGCTGGAGATTGCCTTCAAGCTGGCGGACGATCAGGGGTTGCTGTTGCTTGACCTCGACGACCTGCGCGCCCTGCTCGCTTTCATCGCCGACAATCGTCAGGAGGTGTCGACGCAATATGGCCTGGTAAGCACGCAATCCGTGTCCGCCGTGCAGCGCGCCCTGCTGTCGCTGGAACGGGAAGGCGGCAAGGACTTCTTCGGCGAGCCCGCCCTGGATATCAACGACTTGCTGCGTACCGACCTCAGCGGTCGCGGCATCATCAACATCCTTGCCGCCGACCAGCTGATTCTGAAACCGCGATTGTACGCAAGCTTTCTTTTGTGGTTGCTGTCGGAGCTCTTCGAGAATCTGCCCGAGGTGGGCGACCTTGACAAGCCCAGACTGGTGTTCTTCTTTGATGAGGCCCACCTGCTCTTTGATGACGCCCCGCCGATGTTGCGCCGGCGGGTGGAACAGGTGGTTCGGCTTATCCGCTCAAAGGGCGTCGGGGTCTATTTCTGTTCGCAATTCCCTGATGACGTGCCGAACGAAATCCTGGGACAGCTCGGCAACCGCATCCAGCATGCGCTGCGGGCTTACACCCCCCGTGACCAAAAGGCGGTGAAAACAGCGGCGGAAACCTTTGTCGCCAACCCGAAACTCAAGGTCAGCGAGGTCATTTCCCAACTGGGTGTCGGCGAGGCGCTGGTTTCCACCCTTCAGGCAAAAGGCGTGCCGATGCCGGTGGAGCAGACGCTCATCTGTCCGCCGCGTTCCCGGATAGGGGCGATTACGCCGGAAGAACGAATGGCGGTGCGGGCGCGGAGTCCGCTGGGCGGCAAGTATGACGCGCCGGTGAACCGCGAATCTGCTTACGAGATCCTGAACCGCCGGGCCATGGAAAAGGAAACCGCCGAGGCGGGGGCGAAACAGGCCGAGGCGGAAAAGTCGTCCGGAGGCCGAGGGATGATCGGCGACTTGCTGTGGGGCACCAGTCGTCGCCAGGGCATGGTGGAAACCTTGGCCAAACAGACCGTGCGAACCATCGGCAGCCAGATCGGCCGTCAGATATTGCGCGGCGTGCTGGGCGGCATATTAGGCGGATCGCGTCGCCGTTAG
- a CDS encoding glucan 1,3-beta-glucosidase, producing MTTPTVHESGGKLRGVNLGGWLVLEKWITPSLFAGLKATDETSYCVELGEAEATRRLHRHWNTFITRDDFAWLKRAGINAVRLPVGHWLFGKDYPYHRRYGEVRYPFVEGGPAIVDKVFQWAGELGLRVVLDLHAAPGCQNGFDNGGMMGVCEWHTSEEYIAHTLDVLERLAERYADHPALHGIEALNEPRWDIPTDLLKRFTADAYHRIRRHCPAERVTVVFHDGFRSFREYAGFLQEPEFRNVAIDIHRYQCFVRNDIDMDIYGHIRKSAVEWRKEADEIIRESGYQVYCGEWSLGLNLKVVSLWAEGPFNHALEAMDEFQMSAAYRGYAAAQLLTFEKYAGWFFWTYRTETTPEWSYRDCVEQGFFPDPGRPEQFTGIRAALQRAGNQAV from the coding sequence ATGACGACCCCAACGGTTCACGAAAGCGGCGGCAAACTTCGCGGTGTTAATCTCGGCGGCTGGCTGGTGCTGGAAAAGTGGATCACTCCCAGTTTGTTCGCCGGGCTGAAGGCCACTGACGAGACCTCCTACTGCGTCGAGCTGGGCGAGGCCGAGGCGACGCGGCGCCTGCACCGGCACTGGAACACATTTATCACCCGCGACGACTTCGCCTGGCTCAAGCGTGCCGGCATCAATGCCGTGCGCCTGCCGGTGGGCCACTGGCTGTTCGGCAAGGACTACCCCTATCATCGCCGCTACGGGGAGGTGCGTTATCCCTTTGTGGAGGGGGGGCCTGCCATTGTCGACAAGGTCTTCCAGTGGGCCGGGGAGCTCGGCCTGCGGGTGGTTCTTGACCTGCATGCCGCGCCGGGCTGCCAGAACGGTTTCGATAACGGCGGCATGATGGGTGTCTGCGAGTGGCATACCAGCGAGGAGTACATCGCCCACACCCTGGATGTGCTGGAGCGTCTGGCCGAGCGCTACGCCGATCATCCGGCGCTGCACGGCATCGAGGCGCTCAACGAGCCGCGCTGGGATATCCCTACCGATCTGCTGAAGCGTTTTACCGCCGACGCCTATCACCGCATCCGCCGCCACTGCCCGGCCGAGCGGGTGACGGTGGTTTTCCACGACGGTTTCCGCAGCTTCCGGGAGTATGCGGGGTTTCTCCAGGAGCCGGAGTTCCGCAACGTGGCCATTGATATCCATCGCTATCAATGCTTTGTACGAAACGACATCGACATGGACATCTATGGCCATATCAGGAAGAGCGCCGTGGAATGGCGCAAGGAGGCGGACGAGATTATCCGTGAGTCGGGCTATCAGGTTTATTGCGGCGAATGGAGCCTGGGGCTGAATCTGAAGGTGGTTTCCCTTTGGGCGGAGGGGCCCTTCAACCATGCCCTGGAGGCAATGGACGAGTTCCAGATGTCGGCGGCCTACCGCGGCTACGCCGCCGCCCAACTGCTGACCTTTGAAAAATACGCCGGCTGGTTCTTCTGGACTTACCGCACCGAAACCACCCCGGAGTGGAGCTATCGGGACTGCGTGGAACAGGGTTTTTTCCCCGATCCGGGCAGGCCGGAGCAGTTCACCGGCATACGCGCCGCCCTGCAACGGGCCGGGAATCAGGCGGTTTGA
- a CDS encoding translation elongation factor G — MQDIKMIRNVALFGHGKSGKTSLAEALLFTAGKTNRLGKVDDGSSIMDYEPEEIQRKLSISNSFNNLTWKKHQIFLTDTPGDDNFINEAKFAARVADNAVFTIGAVLGVKYQTEKIAAFIKSTSLPTLIFLNKMDRERADFERVIGEIKARLPQDPALIYLPIGAESDFKGAVDVIKGCAWFFTPDGKAKEGAVPDDMKDDVELALAQLMEQVAETDDELVEKFLEEGELDKNELVAGLKNAVRAGQLAPVIPGSATANLGTELLLNAIAEYLPSPDERPSQVGSHPQTGDIIEMQPSIDAPFSALVFKTTADPYAGQLTIFRIFSGTLTGDSFYNAKKDVIEKYNQLLVLEGKEVKPIDTACPGMVVALAKLKETSTGDTLCTKDNPLVYEGLDSIKPVMSFAVSPSKKDDEDKLFSSISKMLEEDPTLMLTRDPQTREILLCGVGQVHLQVLGDKIKRKFGVEMQLQAPKVPYKETIKGKARVQGKHKKQSGGRGQFADSWIEMEPLHRGGGFQFEDKIVGGVIPRQYIPAVEKGIIEAMEKGVIAGYPVVDIKVALVDGSYHAVDSSEMAFKISGSLAFKKAAQESNPILLEPIMNMTIYMPKECVGDVIGDLNGRRGRVMGMDSGNNAEIVTAQVPMAEMLGYAPDLTSITGGRGTYEYEFSHYEEVPAQIADKIIAAANKEV, encoded by the coding sequence ATGCAGGATATTAAGATGATTCGCAATGTTGCACTGTTTGGCCATGGAAAAAGCGGCAAGACTTCCCTGGCCGAAGCTTTGCTTTTTACAGCGGGCAAGACAAATCGTCTGGGCAAGGTTGATGACGGTTCATCAATCATGGACTATGAACCGGAAGAAATCCAGCGGAAACTCTCCATCAGCAATTCCTTCAATAATCTCACCTGGAAAAAACACCAGATTTTTCTCACCGATACCCCCGGCGACGACAACTTTATCAATGAAGCGAAATTCGCCGCCCGTGTGGCGGATAATGCCGTTTTCACCATCGGTGCTGTTTTGGGGGTCAAGTACCAGACAGAAAAAATTGCCGCCTTTATCAAAAGCACATCGCTGCCCACCTTGATTTTTCTCAACAAGATGGACCGGGAACGGGCCGATTTCGAAAGGGTCATCGGCGAAATCAAAGCACGCCTGCCGCAGGATCCCGCCCTCATCTACCTGCCCATCGGCGCGGAAAGCGATTTCAAGGGCGCGGTTGACGTCATCAAGGGTTGCGCCTGGTTCTTTACTCCGGACGGCAAGGCAAAGGAAGGCGCTGTTCCCGACGACATGAAGGACGATGTTGAACTGGCCCTTGCGCAGTTGATGGAGCAGGTGGCTGAAACCGATGACGAGCTGGTGGAAAAGTTCCTGGAGGAAGGTGAACTTGATAAAAATGAACTGGTGGCCGGCCTGAAAAATGCCGTTCGAGCCGGACAGCTTGCGCCGGTCATCCCCGGTTCGGCCACGGCAAACCTGGGAACGGAACTGCTGCTGAACGCCATCGCCGAGTATCTTCCCTCACCGGATGAAAGACCGAGCCAGGTCGGCAGCCATCCCCAGACAGGGGACATCATTGAAATGCAGCCGTCCATCGATGCACCTTTTTCCGCCCTTGTCTTTAAGACCACCGCCGATCCCTATGCCGGTCAACTGACCATCTTCAGGATCTTTTCCGGCACGTTGACCGGGGATTCCTTTTACAATGCCAAAAAGGATGTCATTGAAAAATACAACCAGCTTTTGGTCCTTGAAGGCAAGGAAGTCAAACCCATTGACACCGCATGTCCCGGCATGGTGGTCGCCCTGGCAAAACTGAAAGAAACCTCAACCGGCGACACCCTCTGCACAAAAGACAACCCCCTTGTCTACGAAGGACTCGACTCGATCAAACCGGTCATGTCTTTTGCCGTCAGCCCGAGTAAAAAGGATGATGAGGATAAGCTCTTTTCCTCCATTTCCAAGATGCTTGAAGAAGACCCGACCCTGATGCTCACCCGCGACCCGCAAACCAGGGAAATCCTTCTTTGCGGTGTCGGCCAGGTCCATCTGCAGGTGCTGGGAGACAAAATAAAACGGAAATTCGGGGTGGAAATGCAGCTTCAGGCGCCCAAGGTTCCTTACAAGGAAACCATCAAGGGCAAAGCCAGGGTGCAGGGAAAACACAAAAAGCAGTCCGGCGGCCGCGGTCAGTTCGCCGATTCCTGGATCGAAATGGAACCGCTGCATCGAGGTGGCGGCTTTCAGTTCGAGGATAAGATCGTCGGCGGCGTCATTCCCCGTCAGTATATTCCCGCCGTGGAAAAAGGTATTATCGAGGCCATGGAAAAAGGGGTGATTGCCGGTTATCCCGTGGTGGACATCAAGGTCGCCCTGGTGGACGGTTCCTATCACGCCGTCGACTCCTCGGAAATGGCCTTCAAGATTTCCGGCTCCCTGGCCTTCAAGAAAGCAGCCCAGGAGTCAAATCCGATCCTGCTTGAACCGATCATGAACATGACGATTTACATGCCCAAGGAGTGCGTGGGTGATGTCATCGGCGACCTCAACGGCAGACGAGGCCGGGTCATGGGCATGGACTCCGGCAACAACGCGGAAATCGTCACCGCCCAGGTACCCATGGCCGAAATGCTGGGCTACGCACCCGACCTCACCTCCATTACCGGCGGCAGGGGCACCTACGAATATGAATTTTCCCATTATGAAGAGGTTCCGGCGCAGATTGCCGATAAAATCATCGCCGCAGCCAACAAGGAAGTTTAA
- a CDS encoding ABC transporter permease, with protein MDFILQGFIKALQLLLQGDAETYSAVAATIRASFWSMTASLAAGIPLGYLLGFFAFPGRNVVRLLVDTLLALPTVFIGLLVYAFLSSRGPFGEMGLLFSLEGIAIGQAILALPVVIALTANAVESLDRSLRVTLISLGASAGQVFFSSLREARFGILVAAVTALGRVLTEVGISMMVGGNIKWHTRTITTAIALETNKGQFAMGIALGLVLLLMAFGVNFTLSFLRRRGV; from the coding sequence ATGGATTTTATACTACAAGGGTTCATCAAGGCATTGCAGCTTCTTCTGCAGGGAGATGCCGAAACTTACTCCGCCGTAGCTGCAACCATCAGGGCGTCTTTCTGGTCCATGACGGCGAGCCTTGCGGCAGGCATCCCCCTGGGTTACCTGCTCGGTTTTTTTGCCTTTCCCGGCCGCAACGTCGTTCGTCTCCTGGTTGACACCCTCCTTGCCCTGCCCACTGTCTTTATCGGCCTGCTGGTGTATGCCTTTCTTTCCTCCCGCGGCCCATTCGGTGAAATGGGACTGCTTTTTAGCCTGGAGGGGATCGCCATCGGTCAGGCAATACTCGCCTTGCCGGTTGTCATTGCTCTTACCGCCAACGCGGTTGAAAGTCTCGACCGCTCATTGCGGGTGACCCTTATCTCTCTCGGCGCATCGGCCGGGCAGGTTTTTTTCTCCAGTTTGCGGGAAGCGCGATTCGGTATTCTTGTCGCCGCTGTTACCGCCCTTGGCCGGGTGCTGACCGAGGTCGGCATTTCCATGATGGTGGGCGGCAATATCAAATGGCACACCCGCACCATCACAACCGCCATTGCCCTGGAAACAAACAAGGGGCAGTTCGCCATGGGCATCGCCCTGGGTCTCGTGCTGCTGCTCATGGCTTTTGGGGTCAATTTCACCCTGTCGTTTCTGCGACGGCGAGGCGTGTGA